A stretch of DNA from Methanolinea mesophila:
TAGTGGAAGTAGTCCCGCTGCACTACTACCGTCCCCATCATCCGGTCGCTCACGACTTTACCGGTGATCACCTGGCCGCGCACCGGTAAAGTGCCGTGAAACGGACAATTTACGTCTTCGCACGCCTGCTCCGGCGCCTTGACGTTTAATCCGATGTTAGTTGCCATTATTTACCTCTGGTTTTCAGCTGCAAGTTGATCCGTTTTTCAGGTGCCATGACCAGCACGGAGCCTTCTATCTCCACCAGGACCCCATCGGGGAGCTTCAGCAGGAAAACGGTTCCTTTCTTCTGGATCCGCCTCGTTCCTGATTCTCCCGCGATGACCAGCATGTTCCTGGTCTCATCGACGATCCGGCCCGAAATCCCTGTTACACAGGGGTTGCTGGCTCCCGTTACCAGAACATCAAGCCCGATGAGTTCGTGCCGGTGGATGTTCTGGGGGGAGATCATGCCTCCCGAAACCTCCTGTTCTTCTCGGTCATCATGCGGGCGATGGTCCGCCGGAGTTCCCGGATCCTTCCGGGGTTCTCGGTGGCGCCTCCCGCGCTGACCTTCCCGTTGTGCTGGATGAGCTCCATGCGGAGCTTCTCCATCTGTTCCTGCAGCTCCACGTCAGAGAGCTGCTGGACGTCTTTTGCGCGAAATATTGCCATTTAGCGCTCCTCCAGGTATTCTTCCTCGGGGATTGGCGAGTTGTCCAGGTCAATATCCTCGTCAACGTCCTCGCCCACGGGGGTGACGACAATCTCCGGGCTCGGTTTTTGTTTCTCCTTCGGGAGGTCTTTGATCTCGAAGTGGTCGGGAAGTACGGAACCCGGCGGGATAATCTTTACCTGCACCCCGATGACTCCCAGTTTCTTTACCGCCACCGCGAAGCCCTTCTCCACGATCGTGTTGACCGGTTCCCCGGAGTGCTTGATGTACCCCTGGGTGAACTTCTGGGTCCTCGCCCGTGCACCGGTGAGTTTCCCGGCGATGATGACTTCACAGCCGAGCGCACCCGACTCCATTACCCTGCGGATGATGCTCTGCCCGGCCTTCCTGAAGTACCAACCGCGCTCGAGCGCATTCGCAAGCCTTTCGGCCATGATTTGGGCGTTGAATGACGGGTTCGGGACCTGCTGCACCTCGATCTGGGGAGACTCCACGGCAAAGTCGGTCGCAAGGTCCTGGGTCAGCTGCCTGACGACCTTTCCGCCCTTCCCGATCACGATACCCGGCTTTTCTGCAAAGATGGTCACCTGGGTCCCGAGCGGGGTGCGCTGGAGGTCCATGCCCCCGAAACCGGCCCGTTTCAGTTCCTTCAGGAGGTGGCGTTCGACAAGGGCTTTCTTGACGCTTTCGGCCACGAATTTCCTCTCTACTGCCATATCACTGCACCTCCCGTGCGACTATCTCGATGTTCACCGTTTCCCGTGCCTTGGGGGTTGCCCTGCCCATCGCCCTGGGGAAGAACGCCTTCATCCCCCGGCCGCGGTTGGCGGATGCATGGATGATCTCCAGGTTCTCGGGGTCGAGGCCCAGGTATTCGGCATTCTTCTCCACCGACTGGAGGAGCTTGATATACGCCATCGACGCTTTCCGGGGGTATCTCCCTGCGTCCCATCCCGAGAGGCCCTTCTTGTGGGAGACGTTCCGGTTGAACCTCCGGAACGGGATGGCCTTCTTCTGCGCCACAACCTGGTTCAGGTACTCGATCGACTCCCTGGTGCGCCTGTTCCTGATGAACCGGGCGATCTCGATCGCATGTTTGGGGGAGATGGGGAGCTCGTTTGCTTTTCCCCGGGCTAAGTTGTCCCCCTCGAATACTTTGGAATATGCTACTCTCGCCATGGTCATCACTTCAGGGGCACGTACTTGCTCGACCTGGTAGCCCCGATACCGGCAGACCCGTGTGCAACTTTCCTCCTGGTGAGCGCGAACTCGCCGAGATAGTGGAAGA
This window harbors:
- a CDS encoding 50S ribosomal protein L22 yields the protein MARVAYSKVFEGDNLARGKANELPISPKHAIEIARFIRNRRTRESIEYLNQVVAQKKAIPFRRFNRNVSHKKGLSGWDAGRYPRKASMAYIKLLQSVEKNAEYLGLDPENLEIIHASANRGRGMKAFFPRAMGRATPKARETVNIEIVAREVQ
- a CDS encoding 30S ribosomal protein S17; the encoded protein is MATNIGLNVKAPEQACEDVNCPFHGTLPVRGQVITGKVVSDRMMGTVVVQRDYFHYVRKYNRYEKRSSKYHAHNTPCIQAKVGDMVKIAECRPLSKTTTFVVVEVQAS
- a CDS encoding 30S ribosomal protein S3; the encoded protein is MAVERKFVAESVKKALVERHLLKELKRAGFGGMDLQRTPLGTQVTIFAEKPGIVIGKGGKVVRQLTQDLATDFAVESPQIEVQQVPNPSFNAQIMAERLANALERGWYFRKAGQSIIRRVMESGALGCEVIIAGKLTGARARTQKFTQGYIKHSGEPVNTIVEKGFAVAVKKLGVIGVQVKIIPPGSVLPDHFEIKDLPKEKQKPSPEIVVTPVGEDVDEDIDLDNSPIPEEEYLEER
- the rpmC gene encoding 50S ribosomal protein L29; translated protein: MAIFRAKDVQQLSDVELQEQMEKLRMELIQHNGKVSAGGATENPGRIRELRRTIARMMTEKNRRFREA
- a CDS encoding ribonuclease P protein component 1, with product MISPQNIHRHELIGLDVLVTGASNPCVTGISGRIVDETRNMLVIAGESGTRRIQKKGTVFLLKLPDGVLVEIEGSVLVMAPEKRINLQLKTRGK